Proteins from a single region of Metallibacterium scheffleri:
- a CDS encoding RNA polymerase sigma factor translates to MNLAAALHPEGLAAPRAAELPATMEAFLAQVQRRAFRVAEMSLGNADDALDAVQDAMLRLHQHYRQHPAQEWSPLFWGILRRRITDLQRRRKVRSIVVGWLRGAGEDGEDGPVWEPVDVLADPAREIAGRAAYADLSCAVRALPRRQREAFMLRMLEGLDVAATARAMGCSDGSVKTHLSRAMEALRHKLEDWK, encoded by the coding sequence ATGAACCTCGCCGCCGCGCTGCACCCCGAAGGCTTGGCCGCGCCGCGCGCGGCCGAGCTGCCGGCGACCATGGAGGCGTTCCTGGCGCAGGTGCAGCGGCGTGCGTTTCGCGTCGCTGAAATGAGTCTGGGCAACGCCGACGACGCGCTCGACGCAGTGCAGGACGCCATGCTGCGCCTGCATCAGCATTACCGGCAGCACCCGGCGCAGGAATGGTCGCCGCTGTTCTGGGGCATCCTGCGTCGGCGCATCACCGACCTGCAGCGGCGGCGCAAGGTGCGCAGCATCGTGGTCGGCTGGTTGCGCGGTGCGGGTGAGGATGGCGAGGACGGACCGGTCTGGGAACCTGTCGATGTACTCGCCGATCCGGCGCGCGAAATCGCCGGTCGTGCCGCCTACGCGGATTTGTCGTGCGCGGTGCGCGCGCTGCCGCGGCGCCAGCGCGAGGCCTTCATGCTGCGCATGCTGGAAGGCCTCGATGTGGCCGCCACCGCGCGCGCCATGGGCTGCTCGGACGGCAGCGTGAAAACCCATTTATCGCGCGCCATGGAGGCGCTGCGGCACAAGCTGGAGGACTGGAAATGA
- the thiS gene encoding sulfur carrier protein ThiS has product MNLLLNGQSHDCAAPCSVAELLENAGYAQRRVAVEVNRCIVPRSEHATHLLAEGDRVEIVHAIGGG; this is encoded by the coding sequence ATGAATCTGCTACTCAATGGCCAGTCGCACGATTGCGCCGCACCCTGCAGCGTCGCGGAATTGCTCGAAAACGCCGGTTACGCGCAGCGCCGCGTCGCTGTCGAGGTCAATCGATGCATCGTGCCGCGCTCCGAACACGCCACACATCTGCTCGCCGAAGGCGATCGCGTCGAAATCGTCCACGCCATCGGCGGGGGGTGA
- a CDS encoding pilin: METQFAVTLTGRVQAGVDVDQVWTRAAGLLRKSPEVFLAEVQRRMPLSLKPVDESQARRQADALQQAGLEVALLPEQGERVWLHHADRVCGPLSARWLEQALDAGSIPAQDKVRALAANAAWIAASDWRAGKDLDLALDPGDPSPAVAPVTPDAAPAAAVDGWAVTAGSTMPAAGTPVAAAASLGAGWLPTHHERRDLYGGFWLRLIAAILDGLILYAGSMFVVALVSAAAGAPFAVLAGWDFAWGGYAGLHVLMFFINISVAWLYASLFQSSRLQASPGMLALGLHVTALDGARIGFGRAMGRFFASYLSAMILFFGYFMIGWTQRKQALHDMIAGTLVVRRESLAVYRSELRSGTVASGGYRPGLSAGAIVGIVFAGVFAFLIVPILAAIAIPAYQNYIVRTQVAAGLALADGARIDVVQFYAKTRRYPADNASAGLPAASSISGRYVAAVAVRDGNILVQYGNAANTRISGKMLMLAPQAADGTLRWSCQGLDLPRRYLPNSCRP; the protein is encoded by the coding sequence ATGGAGACGCAGTTTGCAGTCACGCTCACCGGACGCGTGCAAGCCGGTGTGGATGTCGATCAGGTCTGGACACGTGCGGCGGGTTTGCTGCGCAAATCGCCCGAGGTTTTCCTCGCGGAGGTGCAGCGCCGCATGCCGCTGAGCCTGAAGCCGGTTGACGAGTCGCAAGCGCGACGTCAGGCCGATGCCTTGCAGCAGGCCGGCCTGGAAGTGGCGCTGCTGCCCGAGCAGGGCGAGCGCGTGTGGTTGCACCACGCGGATCGGGTATGCGGGCCTTTGAGTGCGCGCTGGCTGGAGCAGGCGCTGGACGCCGGCAGCATCCCGGCGCAGGACAAGGTGCGCGCGCTGGCTGCGAATGCAGCGTGGATCGCAGCCAGCGACTGGCGCGCCGGCAAGGATCTGGACCTTGCGCTGGACCCCGGCGACCCCAGCCCCGCTGTGGCACCGGTAACACCGGATGCCGCGCCAGCCGCAGCCGTTGACGGGTGGGCGGTCACCGCAGGTAGCACGATGCCCGCCGCAGGCACTCCGGTCGCCGCGGCTGCGTCTCTTGGCGCCGGCTGGCTGCCAACGCACCATGAGCGCCGTGATCTGTATGGCGGCTTCTGGCTGCGCTTGATCGCGGCGATACTGGACGGGCTGATTCTGTACGCAGGCAGCATGTTCGTGGTCGCGTTGGTGAGTGCGGCAGCAGGAGCGCCGTTTGCGGTGCTGGCGGGTTGGGATTTTGCCTGGGGCGGATATGCCGGTCTGCATGTACTGATGTTTTTCATCAACATCAGTGTTGCCTGGCTGTACGCATCCCTGTTCCAGAGTTCCAGGCTGCAAGCCTCGCCCGGCATGCTGGCGCTGGGCTTGCATGTGACTGCGCTGGATGGCGCGCGCATTGGTTTCGGACGTGCCATGGGTCGTTTTTTCGCCTCTTATCTTTCGGCGATGATCTTGTTTTTCGGTTATTTCATGATCGGCTGGACGCAGCGCAAGCAGGCATTGCACGACATGATCGCCGGCACGCTTGTGGTGCGCAGGGAAAGCCTGGCGGTGTATCGCAGCGAGTTGCGCAGCGGCACCGTGGCAAGTGGCGGCTATCGTCCGGGGCTCTCGGCCGGCGCCATTGTCGGCATCGTGTTCGCGGGTGTGTTCGCGTTTCTGATTGTTCCGATCCTGGCCGCAATCGCGATTCCGGCGTATCAGAATTACATTGTGCGCACGCAAGTGGCTGCAGGTCTGGCCTTGGCCGACGGCGCCCGGATCGACGTGGTGCAGTTCTATGCAAAGACCCGGCGCTACCCAGCCGACAACGCCAGCGCGGGCTTGCCGGCGGCGAGCAGCATCAGCGGCAGGTATGTCGCCGCGGTCGCGGTGCGTGACGGCAATATCCTGGTGCAGTACGGCAACGCCGCGAACACGCGGATCAGCGGCAAGATGCTGATGCTGGCGCCACAAGCCGCGGACGGCACACTCCGCTGGAGTTGCCAGGGACTGGACCTGCCGCGGCGCTACCTGCCGAACAGCTGCCGTCCGTAG
- a CDS encoding NAD(P)(+) transhydrogenase (Re/Si-specific) subunit beta translates to MTSAWLTHLISASYFIAALLFILGLKRMSSPRTARGGILWAGVGMLLAVLVTFFLPGMQNLALIGLALVIGVAAAWVSGKRVAMTNMPQMVALYNGMGGGAAAAIGATELLRFSGGGEVVLAALHFGGAPVLAIRTLPPAPPLPQLVLAVVGALIGAVSFSGSLIAFAKLQGWMDRRFVFAGQQGINLLALLGALLAGALLIAMPHSAGTTMVVAFFALALAFGLLMTLPIGGADMPVVISLYNAFTGLAVAFEGFVLHNELMIIAGMVVGAAGTLLTQLMAKAMNRSIGNVLFGSFGAGAATTGAQAIVGAQKPIEAADAAVMMAYAERVVIVPGYGMAVAQAQHKVWEFAQALIARGVKVKFAIHPVAGRMPGHMNVLLAEAGVPYDLIADMDDINPEFPATDVVLVIGANDVVNPVAKTDPASPIYGMPILDVASAKHVIVIKRGRGTGFAGIENALFYADNARMLYGDGQGVAAKLVSEIKNLDD, encoded by the coding sequence ATGACCAGCGCCTGGCTCACGCATCTGATCAGCGCCAGCTATTTCATCGCGGCGCTGCTGTTCATCCTCGGCCTCAAGCGCATGAGTTCGCCGCGCACCGCGCGCGGCGGCATCCTGTGGGCGGGCGTCGGCATGCTGCTGGCGGTGCTGGTCACGTTTTTCCTGCCCGGCATGCAGAACCTGGCGCTGATCGGTCTGGCGCTGGTCATCGGCGTGGCCGCCGCGTGGGTGTCGGGCAAGCGCGTGGCGATGACCAACATGCCGCAAATGGTGGCGCTGTACAACGGCATGGGTGGCGGCGCGGCGGCGGCGATCGGCGCCACCGAACTGCTGCGCTTCAGCGGCGGTGGCGAGGTGGTACTGGCGGCGTTGCATTTCGGCGGCGCGCCGGTGCTGGCGATCAGGACGCTGCCGCCCGCACCGCCACTGCCGCAGCTGGTGCTGGCGGTGGTCGGCGCGCTGATCGGCGCGGTGTCGTTCTCCGGCTCGCTGATCGCCTTCGCCAAATTGCAGGGCTGGATGGACCGGCGCTTCGTGTTCGCCGGGCAGCAGGGCATCAACCTGCTGGCCCTGCTCGGTGCGTTGCTGGCAGGCGCGCTGCTGATCGCGATGCCGCACAGCGCGGGCACCACCATGGTGGTGGCGTTCTTCGCGCTGGCGCTGGCCTTTGGCTTGCTGATGACGCTGCCCATCGGCGGCGCCGACATGCCGGTGGTGATCTCGCTGTACAACGCCTTCACCGGGCTGGCCGTGGCGTTCGAAGGCTTCGTGCTGCACAACGAGCTGATGATCATCGCCGGCATGGTGGTGGGCGCGGCCGGCACCTTGCTCACGCAGCTCATGGCCAAGGCCATGAATCGCTCGATCGGTAACGTGCTGTTCGGCAGTTTCGGCGCGGGCGCGGCGACAACCGGGGCGCAAGCCATCGTTGGCGCGCAGAAACCCATCGAGGCGGCTGATGCCGCGGTGATGATGGCCTACGCCGAGCGCGTGGTGATCGTGCCGGGCTACGGCATGGCAGTGGCGCAGGCGCAGCACAAGGTGTGGGAGTTCGCGCAGGCGCTGATCGCGCGCGGGGTCAAGGTGAAGTTCGCCATCCACCCGGTGGCGGGACGCATGCCAGGGCACATGAACGTGCTGCTGGCCGAGGCTGGCGTGCCCTACGATCTGATCGCCGACATGGACGACATCAATCCCGAGTTTCCGGCCACCGACGTGGTGCTGGTGATCGGCGCCAACGACGTGGTCAATCCGGTGGCCAAGACCGATCCGGCTTCGCCGATCTACGGCATGCCGATCCTGGACGTGGCCAGCGCGAAGCACGTGATCGTGATCAAGCGCGGTCGCGGCACCGGCTTCGCCGGCATCGAGAACGCACTGTTCTATGCCGACAATGCGCGCATGCTGTATGGCGATGGGCAGGGCGTGGCCGCCAAGCTGGTCAGCGAGATCAAGAACCTCGACGATTGA
- the ltrA gene encoding group II intron reverse transcriptase/maturase: MDAISSGDVASTRWNDWHTIPWAETFQHVGRLQARIAKAAKNEQWRSVKRLQKLLVRSTTARAVAVRRVTENQGRKTPGVDGITWSTPREKRKAVSTLDSRGYRPKPLRRIHIPKANGGKRPLGIPTMKDRAMQALYWLALDPIAETHGDLNSYGFRSGRATADAIAQCHNALSREHSPEWVLEGDIKGCFDNISHDWLVRNVPMDRHVLSKWLKAGFVEGHKLFPTDAGTPQGGPISPCLANLALDGMERLLKDNLPRRAKVNFIRYADDFVVTGASKELLETRVKPLIVGFLAERGLMLSESKTKITHVTEGFDFLGWHVQKHKRFLRIVPSKRNATAFYAKVSDRLRELRGARQDEVVFVLNPIIRGWGNYHRVVHSSRTFAKLDHLITRALWCWATRRHPMKGKRWIKRRYFRSNGSRDWLFQTDVSCLTHLTSIPVVRHVKVRADANPYDPKDEGYFDERLTRRMRSTLQGRRKLYWLWNKQQGNCPVCAAKITKATGWHVHHVVWRVYGGSDRLSNLQMLHPTCHAQLHACATEG; encoded by the coding sequence ATGGACGCCATTTCAAGTGGCGATGTCGCCTCCACGCGCTGGAACGATTGGCACACGATCCCGTGGGCCGAGACTTTTCAGCACGTCGGTAGGTTGCAGGCACGCATAGCGAAGGCAGCCAAGAACGAGCAATGGCGCAGCGTCAAGCGCTTGCAAAAGTTGCTCGTTCGTTCGACCACCGCACGGGCAGTCGCGGTGCGTCGAGTCACGGAGAACCAAGGCCGAAAAACCCCAGGTGTGGATGGCATCACATGGTCCACGCCAAGGGAGAAGCGGAAGGCGGTGTCCACACTGGATTCTCGTGGATATCGTCCGAAGCCGCTTCGTAGGATCCACATCCCGAAGGCCAACGGCGGGAAGCGGCCCTTGGGCATACCGACGATGAAAGATCGGGCGATGCAGGCGTTGTACTGGCTTGCGCTGGATCCCATCGCGGAAACCCACGGAGACCTCAACTCGTACGGATTTCGCTCTGGACGTGCAACGGCGGATGCCATTGCCCAGTGCCACAACGCACTGAGTCGTGAACATTCGCCGGAGTGGGTACTGGAGGGCGACATAAAAGGCTGCTTCGACAACATCAGTCATGACTGGCTGGTGCGCAACGTGCCGATGGACCGGCACGTGCTGTCGAAGTGGCTCAAGGCTGGGTTTGTGGAGGGTCACAAGCTGTTTCCGACGGACGCGGGTACGCCACAAGGAGGGCCTATTTCTCCTTGCTTGGCCAACCTGGCACTGGACGGCATGGAACGGTTGTTGAAAGACAATCTTCCGCGTCGGGCCAAGGTCAACTTCATCCGCTACGCGGATGATTTCGTGGTGACGGGCGCCTCGAAAGAGCTGCTCGAAACCCGAGTCAAACCGCTGATCGTGGGATTCCTCGCCGAGAGAGGTTTGATGCTCTCGGAGTCGAAGACGAAGATCACCCACGTGACGGAAGGGTTCGACTTCCTCGGCTGGCACGTGCAGAAGCACAAGCGGTTTCTGCGCATCGTTCCGTCAAAGCGTAACGCTACAGCGTTCTATGCAAAAGTCAGCGACAGGCTGCGCGAGCTGCGGGGCGCAAGGCAGGATGAGGTGGTGTTCGTCCTCAACCCGATTATTCGAGGGTGGGGCAACTATCACCGAGTCGTGCACTCGTCCCGTACGTTTGCCAAGCTCGATCATCTGATCACGCGCGCACTGTGGTGTTGGGCTACGCGTCGGCATCCAATGAAAGGCAAGCGGTGGATCAAACGGCGGTACTTCCGCTCGAATGGTTCACGCGACTGGCTCTTTCAAACGGATGTGTCCTGCCTCACGCACTTGACCAGCATTCCTGTGGTCAGGCACGTGAAGGTTCGGGCGGACGCCAACCCCTATGACCCAAAGGACGAGGGCTACTTCGACGAGCGTCTTACTCGCCGAATGCGGTCCACCTTGCAGGGACGCAGGAAGTTGTATTGGCTTTGGAACAAGCAGCAAGGCAACTGCCCGGTCTGCGCTGCCAAGATCACGAAGGCCACGGGTTGGCATGTCCATCACGTGGTTTGGCGGGTTTATGGTGGCTCTGATCGGCTGTCCAATCTGCAAATGCTCCACCCGACGTGTCACGCGCAGTTGCACGCGTGCGCCACTGAAGGATAG
- a CDS encoding DUF6600 domain-containing protein produces the protein MNMRKLWVLVAMGCGLWAAVAAAQAQSAEEAPPDRVARLAVIDGSASLLPAGSQDWGNASINRPLGTGDKLWIPEGSRASLELGGTEIRLDGDSGFGFLHLGNDTAQAQLTSGTLNLNVRHLYSGQDYEIDTPTLAFVTRQRGQYRLDIAPDGKGTQVTVFSGAATVYGQGGTERRVTAGNSYRFLDSSLAQVEVFAVPAPDSFDRWCFARDARYQRDYSSSREYVSSEVIGYQDLADYGTWQNEADYGPMWFPTAVPMGWAPYRYGHWAWIAPWGWTWIDNAPWGFAPFHYGRWAYIGNRWGWVPGSLAMRPVYAPALVAFVGGFGGGIGWNVGVGFGGPVGWYPLAPGAVFVPWYRCGPRYFRNVNLTNIRVVNNNTINNINNTYNIYRRGGHLNLTQIGDHRIPPRALTMVPHDVFTGAHQIGPHMLVARPHGTVLRGPMALAAPPAPGRGSLMAPDHGLRPNVPRPIFARNVLAHRPPPQMINALPQRADGYRLAPGGQARPLLPTQPVRIASNVRVIGSRPQPGMHAARGDVALPRVPRIERAGQAAAAPMARSPMPRQGAMPSTGFVPHRWQPESLPRAARLEPAPMVAPGARTQIRRENGAQIIEGRPQSGGGSFSVMPGGRNTPPPMQTGNRPDYGAPRQGGYPQAPRDNFRAARPREPAFGQGAQVIEAPRSNYNVPRENFHAAYPREPAYGQGVPMPPPPRMPQYQQPPQQYQQRPPQEFRAPPQARPMPAPREAPPPRARAEEPNRPHGGGRD, from the coding sequence ATGAACATGCGCAAGCTTTGGGTGCTGGTCGCCATGGGTTGCGGGCTATGGGCCGCCGTGGCGGCAGCGCAGGCACAGTCCGCCGAGGAAGCGCCACCCGATCGTGTTGCGCGCCTGGCGGTGATCGATGGCAGCGCCAGCCTGCTGCCGGCCGGTAGCCAGGATTGGGGCAATGCCTCGATCAATCGTCCGCTGGGTACCGGCGACAAGCTGTGGATACCGGAAGGCAGCCGCGCATCACTGGAGCTGGGCGGCACCGAGATCCGTCTCGATGGCGACAGCGGTTTCGGCTTTCTGCATCTGGGTAACGACACCGCGCAGGCGCAACTGACCTCGGGCACGCTCAACCTCAACGTGCGCCATCTCTACTCGGGTCAGGATTACGAGATCGACACGCCGACCCTGGCTTTCGTCACGCGCCAGCGTGGGCAGTACCGTCTCGACATCGCGCCGGATGGCAAGGGCACCCAGGTCACCGTATTCAGCGGCGCAGCCACGGTGTACGGCCAAGGCGGCACCGAACGCCGCGTCACCGCGGGCAACTCGTATCGCTTTCTCGACTCGAGTCTGGCGCAAGTCGAGGTGTTCGCCGTGCCCGCGCCGGACAGCTTCGATCGCTGGTGCTTCGCGCGCGATGCACGCTATCAGCGCGACTACAGCAGCTCGCGCGAGTATGTCTCCAGCGAAGTGATCGGTTATCAGGATCTGGCTGATTACGGTACCTGGCAGAACGAAGCCGACTATGGCCCGATGTGGTTCCCGACCGCGGTGCCGATGGGCTGGGCGCCTTATCGCTACGGCCACTGGGCGTGGATCGCGCCGTGGGGCTGGACCTGGATCGACAACGCGCCATGGGGTTTCGCGCCGTTCCACTACGGGCGCTGGGCTTACATCGGCAACCGCTGGGGCTGGGTACCTGGCTCGTTGGCGATGCGTCCGGTGTATGCCCCAGCGCTGGTGGCTTTCGTCGGCGGATTTGGCGGCGGCATCGGCTGGAATGTCGGCGTCGGCTTTGGCGGGCCGGTGGGTTGGTATCCGCTGGCGCCGGGCGCGGTATTCGTGCCGTGGTACCGCTGCGGGCCACGCTACTTCCGCAACGTCAACCTCACCAATATCCGCGTGGTCAACAACAACACGATCAACAACATCAACAACACCTACAACATCTACCGTCGGGGCGGCCATCTGAATCTCACGCAGATCGGCGATCACCGCATCCCGCCGCGGGCGCTGACCATGGTGCCGCACGATGTGTTCACCGGCGCGCACCAGATCGGGCCGCACATGCTGGTGGCGCGACCGCACGGCACGGTGCTGCGCGGGCCGATGGCGCTGGCTGCACCACCAGCGCCCGGACGCGGCAGCCTGATGGCGCCCGATCACGGGCTCAGGCCCAACGTGCCGCGCCCGATTTTCGCGCGCAACGTGCTGGCACACCGCCCCCCCCCGCAGATGATCAATGCGCTGCCGCAACGTGCCGATGGCTATCGTTTGGCGCCTGGTGGCCAAGCGCGACCGCTGCTGCCGACGCAGCCGGTGCGCATCGCCAGCAACGTGCGCGTGATCGGCTCGCGGCCGCAGCCCGGCATGCATGCGGCGCGCGGCGATGTTGCCCTGCCGCGGGTACCGCGCATCGAACGCGCAGGCCAGGCCGCCGCCGCGCCCATGGCGCGTTCACCCATGCCACGGCAAGGCGCGATGCCCTCAACGGGTTTCGTACCGCATCGCTGGCAACCCGAGAGCCTGCCGCGGGCTGCGCGCCTTGAACCGGCGCCCATGGTTGCGCCCGGCGCGCGTACGCAGATCCGTCGCGAGAATGGCGCGCAAATCATCGAGGGCCGTCCACAAAGTGGCGGTGGCAGCTTCAGCGTGATGCCGGGCGGCCGCAACACGCCGCCGCCCATGCAGACAGGTAACCGTCCCGACTATGGCGCGCCACGCCAGGGCGGCTATCCGCAGGCGCCGCGCGACAACTTCCGCGCGGCACGCCCGCGCGAGCCGGCTTTCGGCCAAGGCGCGCAGGTGATCGAGGCGCCGCGCAGCAACTACAACGTGCCGCGCGAGAACTTCCACGCGGCATATCCACGCGAGCCAGCCTACGGTCAAGGCGTTCCCATGCCGCCACCGCCGCGCATGCCCCAGTACCAGCAACCGCCGCAGCAGTACCAGCAGCGACCGCCGCAAGAGTTCCGTGCGCCGCCCCAGGCGCGGCCGATGCCGGCCCCGCGTGAGGCACCGCCGCCGCGCGCGCGCGCGGAGGAGCCCAATCGGCCACACGGTGGCGGGCGCGACTAG
- a CDS encoding nitroreductase family protein: MSESRQADAAAQQFLGARRSIPARLLSAPGLDAAQRAWLLEHALRVPDHGALTPWRLISLEGAAKLRFGERLAALALAHDAALLEDKREKERLRYTHAPWVLVVVARIDAAHAKIPVQEQLLSAGCVAYNLLLGAQALGFGAQWLTGWAAYDARVAALLGLAADERVIGFVHIGSINGAMAERARPAAAAKVSAWMG; the protein is encoded by the coding sequence ATGTCCGAATCCCGTCAGGCCGATGCGGCCGCACAGCAGTTCCTTGGCGCACGCCGCTCGATCCCCGCCCGTCTTTTGTCCGCGCCCGGCCTCGACGCGGCGCAGCGCGCGTGGTTGCTCGAGCACGCGCTGCGCGTGCCGGATCACGGCGCGCTGACGCCATGGCGGCTGATCAGTCTGGAGGGCGCGGCCAAGCTGCGCTTCGGCGAGCGCCTCGCGGCATTGGCGCTGGCACATGATGCGGCGTTGCTCGAAGACAAGCGCGAGAAGGAGCGTCTGCGCTACACCCACGCGCCGTGGGTGCTGGTCGTGGTCGCGCGCATCGACGCGGCGCACGCGAAAATTCCGGTGCAGGAGCAACTGTTGTCGGCTGGCTGCGTGGCCTACAACCTGCTGCTCGGTGCGCAGGCGCTGGGCTTCGGTGCGCAGTGGCTGACCGGCTGGGCCGCCTACGATGCGCGGGTCGCCGCGCTGCTCGGACTGGCCGCGGATGAGCGCGTGATCGGCTTCGTGCATATCGGCAGCATCAACGGCGCGATGGCCGAGCGTGCGCGCCCCGCGGCCGCCGCCAAGGTCAGCGCGTGGATGGGCTGA
- a CDS encoding NAD(P) transhydrogenase subunit alpha: protein MPITIAALRETAAGERRVAITPETAKKYAARGLRVLLEHGAGDSASFPDASYSGVEWGDAAGVAAAADILLCVLPPSAAAINTMHSDAMLVGQLRPYGAAARLAALAQRQVTAFALERLPRSTRAQAMDTLSSQAAVSGYRAVLLAAEAAPRFFPMLTTAAGTIRPSRVLVIGAGVAGLQALATARRLGAQVEGFDVRPETREQVQSLGAKFLELGVSASGSGGYARELSAEERARQQQALSEHLRNIDALITTAAVPGRAAPRIVTAAMVAGMKPGAVIVDLAAESGGNCELTRPGERVEHGGVSILGPLNMAAGHPLHASEMIARNFAHFVELLVNKDGVLAPDFSDELLAQSCVVQGATVKFVE from the coding sequence ATGCCGATCACCATCGCAGCCTTGCGCGAAACCGCCGCCGGCGAGCGGCGCGTGGCGATCACGCCGGAAACCGCGAAAAAGTACGCCGCGCGCGGTCTGCGCGTGCTGCTCGAGCACGGCGCCGGCGACAGCGCAAGCTTTCCCGATGCCAGTTACTCCGGAGTTGAATGGGGCGATGCCGCGGGCGTGGCCGCGGCCGCCGACATCCTGCTGTGCGTGCTGCCGCCCAGCGCGGCCGCCATCAACACCATGCACAGCGATGCCATGCTGGTCGGGCAACTGCGCCCCTACGGAGCCGCCGCGCGACTGGCCGCGCTGGCGCAGCGCCAGGTCACCGCATTCGCACTGGAGCGCCTGCCGCGCAGCACGCGCGCGCAGGCCATGGATACGTTGTCCTCGCAGGCGGCGGTGTCCGGCTACCGCGCCGTGCTGTTGGCGGCCGAAGCCGCGCCGCGGTTTTTCCCGATGCTGACCACGGCGGCCGGCACCATCCGCCCCAGTCGCGTGCTGGTGATCGGTGCCGGTGTCGCTGGCCTGCAGGCTCTGGCCACGGCGCGGCGCCTGGGGGCGCAGGTCGAGGGTTTCGACGTGCGCCCGGAAACGCGCGAGCAGGTGCAGTCACTCGGCGCCAAGTTTCTCGAACTGGGCGTCAGCGCCAGCGGCAGCGGCGGTTACGCGCGCGAGCTGTCCGCCGAGGAGCGCGCGCGTCAGCAGCAGGCGCTGAGCGAGCATTTGCGCAACATCGACGCGCTGATCACCACCGCGGCGGTACCCGGCCGCGCCGCGCCGCGCATCGTCACCGCGGCCATGGTCGCCGGCATGAAGCCGGGCGCGGTCATCGTTGACCTGGCCGCCGAGAGCGGCGGCAATTGCGAGCTGACGCGACCCGGCGAGCGCGTCGAGCACGGCGGCGTCAGCATTCTCGGCCCGCTGAACATGGCAGCGGGACATCCGTTGCACGCCAGCGAAATGATCGCGCGCAACTTCGCCCATTTCGTCGAATTGCTGGTGAACAAGGATGGCGTGCTGGCGCCGGACTTCAGCGACGAGCTGCTGGCGCAGAGCTGCGTGGTGCAGGGCGCGACGGTGAAATTCGTCGAGTAA
- a CDS encoding DUF3106 domain-containing protein gives MKAPARLFAVAVLTAVLASLPVLASARPAPEWRQLDAQQRHLLAPFREHWDHMPQARRQLLLQREANWQRLPPRRQQLIDQRIERWQHMNPEQRARVRENLQRLRAMSPEQRQRLREAYARFQRMSPAQREALRQRWQQLRPEQRAQWLHEHVPPARAGGGQRDGAGGR, from the coding sequence ATGAAAGCGCCTGCGCGTCTGTTCGCCGTCGCGGTGCTGACCGCGGTCCTCGCGTCACTGCCGGTGCTGGCCAGTGCGCGGCCTGCGCCCGAGTGGCGCCAGCTCGATGCGCAGCAGCGACACCTGCTGGCGCCGTTCCGCGAACACTGGGACCACATGCCGCAGGCACGCCGCCAGCTATTGCTGCAGCGCGAAGCGAACTGGCAGCGCCTGCCGCCACGGCGCCAGCAGCTGATCGACCAGCGCATCGAACGCTGGCAGCACATGAATCCCGAGCAGCGCGCGCGCGTGCGTGAAAACCTGCAGCGACTGCGCGCGATGAGTCCCGAGCAACGCCAACGGCTGCGCGAAGCCTATGCGCGGTTCCAGCGCATGAGCCCGGCCCAGCGCGAGGCGCTGCGCCAGCGCTGGCAGCAGCTGCGTCCCGAGCAGCGCGCGCAGTGGCTGCATGAACACGTGCCGCCAGCGCGCGCAGGCGGCGGGCAACGCGATGGAGCCGGTGGGCGCTGA
- a CDS encoding NAD(P) transhydrogenase subunit alpha encodes MDGFLVLYVFMLAAFTGYEIIARVPVILHTPLMSGSNFIHGIVLVGAMVALGHAHTPLEQTIGFIAVLLGAGNAAGGYVVTERMLEMFKSSKREEGK; translated from the coding sequence ATGGATGGTTTTCTGGTGCTGTACGTGTTCATGCTGGCGGCCTTCACCGGCTACGAGATCATCGCGCGCGTACCGGTGATCCTGCATACACCGCTGATGTCCGGCTCCAACTTCATCCACGGCATCGTGCTGGTCGGCGCGATGGTGGCGTTGGGCCACGCACATACGCCGCTGGAGCAGACTATCGGCTTCATCGCGGTGCTGCTGGGCGCAGGCAACGCCGCCGGCGGCTATGTGGTGACCGAACGCATGCTGGAGATGTTCAAGTCGAGCAAGCGCGAGGAGGGCAAGTGA